The Carassius auratus strain Wakin chromosome 27, ASM336829v1, whole genome shotgun sequence genome includes a region encoding these proteins:
- the ptbp1a gene encoding LOW QUALITY PROTEIN: polypyrimidine tract-binding protein 1a (The sequence of the model RefSeq protein was modified relative to this genomic sequence to represent the inferred CDS: deleted 1 base in 1 codon), whose product MDGRLETDLYPLGSSYVTEIDSVHDITVGTKRGSDELFSSCISNGPYIMSSGAANGNDSKKFKGDIRSQGIPSRVIHVRKLPNDINEAEVISLGLPFGKVTNLLMLKGKNQAFLEMNTEESAQTMVSYYSSVTPVIRNHPIYMQYSNHKELKTDNSPNQVRAQAALQAVNAVQTGSMSLSTVDGAGMGSQSPVLRVIVENLFYPVTLDVLHQIFSKFGTVLKIITFTKNNQFQALVQYSDGMTAQHAKLSLDGQNIYNACCTLRVSFSKLTSLNVKYNNDKSRDYTRPDLPTGDSHPSLNAQTMAAAALTAPGLISASPYAGAHGFPPTFAIQQAAGLSLQGVPAGALASLGVPGAAAAAAAAAAGRLSLSGLAAGGNSVLLVSNLNPESVTPQCLFILFGVYGDVMRVKILFNKKENALVQMSDGTQAQLAMSHLNGQKLYGKALRVTLSKHTTVQLPREGHEDQGLTKDYSNSPLHRFKKPGSKNYSNIFPPSSTLHLSNIPPSITEDHLRGLFLSSGSVVKAFKFFQKDRKMALIQLGSVDEAIESLIKFHNHDLGENHHLRVSFSKSTI is encoded by the exons AGGGGATCTGACGAACTCTTTTCCTCCTGCATCTCTAACGGACCTTATATAATGAGCTCTGGAGCAG CAAATGGTAATGACAGCAAGAAGTTCAAAGGGGACATCAGGAGCCAAGGCATTCCTTCACGAGTCATTCATGTACGCAAACTGCCAAATGACATAAATGAAGCAGAAGTTATTTCTTTGGGGCTTCCTTTTGGCAAAGTGACCAACCTTCTGATGCTGAAAGGAAAGAACcag GCCTTCCTGGAGATGAACACGGAGGAGTCCGCACAGACCATGGTCAGCTACTACTCCTCGGTCACCCCTGTCATCCGCAATCACCCGATCTACATGCAGTATTCCAATCACAAGGAGCTAAAGACTGACAACTCACCCAACCAAGTT AGAGCACAGGCAGCACTGCAGGCGGTGAATGCGGTCCAGACAGGAAGCATGTCTTTGAGCACTGTTGACGGAGCAGGCATGGGCAGCCAAAGCCCTGTACTGAGAGTCATCGTTGAAAACCTCTTCTACCCTGTTACTCTTGATGTTCTTCACCAG attttctcaaagtTTGGCACAGTTTTGAAGATTATAACCTTTACCAAAAACAACCAGTTCCAAGCACTGGTCCAGTACTCGGACGGAATGACTGCTCAGCATGCAAAACTG TCTTTAGATGGACAGAACATCTACAATGCCTGCTGTACCCTTCGCGTCAGTTTCTCGAAGCTCACCAGTTTGAATGTTAAGTACAACAATGATAAGAGCAGAGACTACACTCGCCCTGACTTGCCTACAGGAGACAGTCATCCCTCCCTCAATGCACAGACGATGGCTGCAGCTGCCTTGA cTGCTCCTGGTCTTATCTCTGCATCACCATATGCTGGGGCTCATGGTTTCCCACCAACATTTGCCATTCAGCAGGCAGCAG GTTTGTCTCTGCAGGGTGTGCCTGCTGGGGCTCTTGCATCGCTCGGTGTCCCCGGTGCC GCCGCTGCTGCTGCAGCAGCTGCAGCAGGACGTCTGAGTCTTTCTGGTCTCGCTGCTGGAGGAAACAGTGTCCTGCTGGTCAGCAACCTTAACCCTGAG AGCGTTACGCCCCAATGCCTCTTTATTCTTTTCG gcGTGTATGGTGACGTCATGAGAGTGAAGATCCTATTCAACAAGAAAGAGAATGCTTTGGTGCAGATGTCTGATGGAACCCAAGCCCAGCTAG CCATGAGCCACTTGAATGGACAGAAACTGTATGGTAAGGCTTTGCGGGTCACTCTCTCCAAACACACCACTGTGCAACTGCCACGTGAAGGCCATGAGGATCAGGGGCTCACCAAGGACTACAGCAACTCTCCTCTTCACCGCTTCAAAAAGCCAGGCTCCAAGAACTACTCCAACATCTTCCCTCCTTCCTCTACTCTCCATCTTTCCAATATACC ACCTTCTATCACTGAGGATCATCTCAGAGGCTTGTTTCTAAGTTCAGGATCTGTGGTTAAGGCCTTCAAGTTTTTCCA gAAAGACCGAAAAATGGCCCTTATCCAGTTGGGCTCTGTGGATGAAGCAATCGAGTCTCTGATCAAATTTCACAATCATGACCTGGGAGAGAACCATCACCTCAGAGTGTCTTTCTCTAAGTCCACCATCTGA